Proteins from a genomic interval of Pirellulales bacterium:
- a CDS encoding PEP-CTERM sorting domain-containing protein: MASNESSCCGRGFFPIVFAGAWLVIICVRASAVHAVTLSPGDVVIGAEIGSTDTDYGLIVVDPVTGDRTILSDNTHGTGPTFSGTIPSVTFASDGSLLVGANGLMRVDPATGNRTIISSPSVGTGPYDQFTAARQVGSQIILSGGSLLNVDPTTGNRTQIPGASLTSTFAVYGFLPNGSDLIIANEAINSVERLDPITGTTIVISSNTVGSGPFVPQGKNLTDVEYGPSGNLYIGTTYAGAGIISVNPVTGDRTLVTGIGVGTGPFFGGDGGQIGVAADGTLYEGGFLASTLVQVDPATGNRTILSDATHGTGPLFKQLTAACAVVPNVPEPSTIILATLGGLAMLAYGRRKQTRARNSLARNKL, from the coding sequence ATGGCATCAAACGAATCTTCGTGTTGCGGGCGTGGGTTCTTTCCCATTGTGTTTGCCGGCGCGTGGCTCGTGATCATTTGTGTACGGGCATCGGCGGTTCATGCAGTCACGCTCAGCCCTGGCGACGTCGTCATTGGCGCGGAAATCGGTTCTACCGACACCGACTACGGGCTAATAGTGGTTGATCCTGTGACCGGCGACCGGACGATTCTGTCAGACAACACGCATGGCACCGGACCTACTTTTTCCGGCACTATCCCGTCAGTCACGTTCGCTTCTGACGGAAGTCTACTAGTCGGGGCGAACGGGCTGATGCGGGTGGACCCTGCGACGGGAAACCGCACGATCATCAGTTCGCCATCTGTCGGCACGGGACCGTACGATCAGTTTACCGCAGCTCGCCAGGTGGGCAGCCAGATCATTCTCTCGGGCGGAAGTTTGCTAAATGTCGACCCTACGACGGGCAATCGGACTCAGATCCCCGGAGCCTCGCTAACCTCGACATTCGCCGTTTACGGCTTCCTGCCCAATGGCAGTGACCTGATCATCGCAAACGAAGCCATAAACTCTGTCGAGCGGCTCGACCCCATCACCGGAACTACTATTGTCATATCAAGCAACACAGTGGGGAGCGGCCCATTCGTCCCACAAGGTAAAAACCTAACTGATGTGGAGTATGGCCCTTCAGGCAATCTGTACATTGGCACCACCTACGCTGGCGCAGGAATCATATCCGTTAATCCTGTGACCGGAGATCGCACGCTCGTCACGGGAATCGGCGTGGGTACCGGACCGTTTTTTGGGGGTGACGGTGGCCAAATCGGAGTCGCCGCGGATGGCACGCTCTACGAGGGAGGTTTTTTAGCAAGCACTTTGGTTCAAGTCGATCCGGCGACCGGAAATCGCACGATCCTTTCCGACGCAACGCACGGCACCGGTCCCCTCTTCAAACAGTTAACCGCAGCGTGTGCCGTGGTGCCCAATGTTCCCGAGCCCTCGACGATCATTCTCGCAACGCTCGGTGGGCTTGCCATGCTGGCGTATGGCCGTCGCAAGCAGACTCGGGCACGAAATAGCTTGGCACGCAACAAGCTTTGA